In Staphylococcus saccharolyticus, one genomic interval encodes:
- a CDS encoding DNA translocase FtsK: MSWFDKLFGEDNDSNDDLLRKNKKKRQDNQLKHNNQDSLLPQNNDIYNRPRGKFRFPIQVSEHSSTYDKVEQQEDNDAMYHNSYASSKHVNNYDSTHGADSTGRRHRRRRHTQSEYESARHQPANESRRNNNNNSTRHNHLNRYARHAEQSRIKLQSERLKSSHKSSNKASSDFTYHHNTGFKSSEVPSAIFGTKKRRPIENGVIPPITDGNNEKSDGKTNNDQSFSDSEHQTADVDSVKPSVENGRNTVVQTRLNGGTSPVNKNHVTSSDKSKKENHTYQTKSRTPNYSKRDNTINIENIYASQIVEEIRRERERKVLQKRRFKKALQEKRQQNQSSNEDSIQRAIDEMYAKQAHQYTGESSLDEDVETNHDIDDKTETNKQSNEQSTDFEKDEIGASSFNYEEINLNDSHHLKQINDEEVQVNGTQKNNSLTNQHEKMQQEEIEDAQFQELDDSQQPNINYLSSEESDDSLDKDQSSSQPSYNGAVQMSVDNETEYAKQKQHDKSKSETQSGSNHSLDSYSEHDISNSPLENRHLDGHHHSTLSDKGQDIELSKSIDDNTNVTSNSDTNIKISDLVSEPLQSENDKISNTHHALYTSEMCHTQPNKSQSHIESQSLTDNGSSQNAIERKQQRFGGSQPFNVMMTPSDKKRMMDSKQTLSVHVPELKPEQSYSDQHNEERFISETKGDISSSKNNLDNGVNEQQQDDDIELDENNYSSIEDSEEIHKQYQSSSNHNDYQQKNHSDFHFTNKESDKSNHSNHMNHQTRNDSIKHQYPITQSYQDKSDKTQSIQNQRIRKGPNIKLPSYDLLEEPEPHEVNQEWIEDKKQELNDALYYFNVPAEVKNVTEGPSVTRFELSVEKGVKVSRITVLQDDIKMALAAKDIRIEAPIPGTSLVGIEVPNQNPTKVNLRSIIDTPKFKNTESKLTVAMGYRINNELLLMDIAKTPHALIAGATGSGKSVCINSILMSLLYKNHPEGLRLLLIDPKMVELAPYNDLPHLVSPVITDVKAATQSLKWAVEEMEKRYKFFAQYHVRNITAFNKKAPYEQRMPKIVIVIDELADLMMMAPQDVEQSIARIAQKARACGIHMLVATQRPSVNVITGLIKANIPTRIAFMVSSRVDSKTILDSGGAERLLGYGDMLYLGSGMNKPIRIQGTFVSDDEIDEVVDFIKQQREPEYLFEEKELLKKTQTQARDDLFDEVCEFMVNEGNISTSLIQRHFQIGYNRAARIIDQLEQLGFISGANGSKPRDVYMTEADLNKE, translated from the coding sequence ATGAGCTGGTTTGATAAATTATTTGGCGAAGATAATGACTCAAATGATGACCTGTTAAGAAAAAATAAAAAAAAACGACAGGACAACCAATTAAAACATAATAATCAAGATTCATTACTGCCTCAAAACAATGATATTTATAATCGCCCTAGAGGTAAATTCCGGTTCCCAATTCAGGTATCTGAACATTCATCGACATATGATAAAGTTGAGCAACAAGAAGATAATGATGCAATGTATCATAATTCTTATGCTTCAAGTAAACATGTTAACAATTACGATAGCACACATGGTGCAGATTCAACTGGCCGAAGACATCGACGACGACGTCATACACAAAGTGAGTATGAATCAGCACGTCATCAGCCAGCTAATGAATCTAGACGTAACAACAACAATAATTCTACTCGACACAATCATTTAAATCGATATGCAAGACATGCAGAACAATCTCGAATAAAATTACAATCAGAACGATTGAAAAGTAGTCATAAGTCGAGTAATAAGGCAAGTTCTGATTTTACATATCATCATAATACTGGCTTTAAGTCAAGTGAAGTTCCTTCGGCAATTTTTGGAACGAAAAAAAGACGTCCAATTGAAAATGGTGTTATTCCACCTATCACAGATGGTAATAATGAAAAAAGTGATGGAAAGACTAATAATGACCAAAGTTTTTCTGATTCAGAACATCAAACGGCAGATGTAGATTCTGTTAAACCATCAGTCGAAAATGGACGCAATACTGTTGTTCAAACACGTCTTAATGGTGGAACATCACCGGTCAACAAAAATCATGTAACTTCATCAGACAAATCTAAAAAAGAGAATCATACTTATCAGACTAAGAGTCGAACACCTAACTATTCTAAGAGAGATAATACGATTAATATAGAGAATATTTACGCATCACAAATTGTTGAAGAAATTAGACGAGAAAGAGAACGTAAGGTGCTTCAAAAGCGTCGATTTAAAAAAGCTCTACAAGAAAAACGACAACAAAATCAAAGTTCTAATGAAGATAGTATTCAAAGAGCTATTGATGAGATGTACGCCAAACAAGCGCATCAATATACAGGTGAAAGCTCATTAGATGAAGATGTAGAAACCAATCACGATATAGATGATAAAACTGAAACTAATAAACAAAGTAATGAACAATCTACAGATTTTGAAAAAGATGAAATAGGTGCTTCTTCTTTTAATTATGAAGAAATAAATTTAAATGACTCGCACCATCTTAAGCAAATTAATGATGAGGAAGTGCAAGTTAACGGCACTCAAAAAAACAATAGTCTCACAAATCAACATGAGAAAATGCAACAAGAAGAAATTGAAGACGCTCAATTTCAAGAATTAGATGATAGTCAACAACCAAATATCAATTATTTATCTTCAGAGGAATCTGATGACAGCCTTGATAAAGACCAAAGTTCATCTCAACCTTCTTATAATGGCGCTGTTCAAATGAGTGTTGATAATGAAACTGAATATGCAAAACAAAAGCAACATGATAAAAGTAAAAGTGAGACTCAATCCGGGTCTAATCATTCACTAGATAGTTATTCTGAACATGATATTTCTAACTCACCTTTAGAAAATAGACATCTAGATGGACATCATCATTCAACATTAAGTGACAAAGGCCAAGACATTGAATTATCTAAAAGTATAGATGACAACACTAACGTAACATCAAATAGTGATACTAATATAAAGATTAGTGATTTGGTTTCAGAACCGTTACAAAGTGAAAATGATAAAATATCAAATACTCATCATGCTTTGTATACGAGCGAGATGTGTCATACTCAACCAAATAAGAGTCAATCACACATTGAATCACAATCATTAACAGACAATGGGTCCTCTCAGAATGCCATTGAACGAAAACAACAACGTTTTGGTGGTAGTCAACCGTTTAATGTGATGATGACACCTTCTGATAAAAAGCGCATGATGGATAGTAAACAAACACTAAGCGTACATGTGCCAGAACTAAAACCAGAGCAGTCATATTCTGATCAACATAATGAAGAAAGATTTATAAGCGAAACTAAAGGAGACATTTCAAGTAGCAAAAACAATCTAGACAACGGCGTAAATGAACAACAACAAGACGATGATATTGAATTAGATGAAAATAACTATTCTAGTATTGAAGATTCTGAGGAGATTCATAAACAATATCAATCTTCATCTAATCACAATGATTATCAGCAAAAAAATCATTCAGATTTTCATTTTACTAATAAAGAATCTGATAAAAGTAACCATTCAAATCATATGAACCACCAAACACGAAATGATTCAATCAAACATCAATATCCTATTACTCAATCTTATCAAGATAAATCTGATAAAACTCAGTCAATACAGAATCAACGGATTAGAAAAGGTCCTAATATTAAATTACCAAGTTATGATTTATTAGAAGAACCTGAACCACATGAAGTCAATCAAGAATGGATTGAAGATAAGAAACAAGAATTAAATGATGCATTATATTACTTTAACGTACCAGCTGAAGTTAAAAATGTAACTGAAGGACCTAGTGTAACAAGATTTGAATTGTCGGTGGAAAAGGGTGTCAAAGTGTCAAGAATTACAGTATTACAAGATGATATTAAAATGGCATTAGCTGCTAAAGATATTCGAATAGAAGCGCCAATTCCAGGAACAAGTTTAGTGGGGATTGAAGTACCAAATCAGAATCCAACTAAAGTTAATTTAAGATCAATTATCGATACTCCAAAGTTTAAAAATACAGAATCTAAGCTAACGGTAGCAATGGGTTACAGAATTAATAATGAGCTCTTATTAATGGATATTGCTAAGACACCCCATGCGCTTATTGCTGGTGCAACGGGGTCTGGTAAGTCAGTTTGTATCAATAGTATATTAATGTCTTTATTATATAAAAATCATCCTGAAGGATTGCGTTTGTTATTAATTGATCCGAAAATGGTTGAATTAGCACCTTATAATGATTTACCACACTTAGTTTCTCCAGTTATAACAGATGTTAAAGCTGCAACACAAAGTTTAAAATGGGCAGTAGAAGAAATGGAGAAACGCTATAAATTTTTTGCTCAATATCACGTTAGAAACATCACTGCTTTTAATAAAAAGGCACCATATGAGCAAAGAATGCCAAAAATTGTTATAGTTATTGATGAGTTAGCAGATTTAATGATGATGGCACCGCAAGATGTAGAACAATCTATTGCTCGTATTGCTCAAAAAGCACGTGCGTGCGGTATTCATATGTTAGTTGCTACACAAAGACCTTCAGTAAATGTTATCACAGGTCTTATTAAAGCTAATATACCTACTAGAATTGCATTTATGGTCTCATCGAGAGTAGATTCTAAAACTATTTTAGATAGTGGTGGCGCTGAAAGATTATTAGGCTATGGCGATATGCTCTATCTTGGTAGTGGTATGAATAAACCTATTCGTATTCAAGGTACGTTCGTTTCTGATGATGAAATAGATGAAGTTGTAGATTTTATTAAACAGCAACGTGAACCTGAATATTTATTTGAAGAAAAGGAATTATTAAAGAAAACACAAACTCAAGCACGAGACGATTTATTCGATGAAGTGTGTGAGTTTATGGTTAATGAGGGAAATATTTCTACTTCACTTATCCAACGACATTTCCAAATTGGTTACAATAGAGCAGCAAGAATTATAGATCAATTAGAACAGTTAGGTTTCATTTCAGGTGCTAACGGATCAAAACCAAGAGATGTTTATATGACTGAAGCGGATTTAAATAAAGAATAA